In Podospora pseudopauciseta strain CBS 411.78 chromosome 3, whole genome shotgun sequence, one genomic interval encodes:
- a CDS encoding hypothetical protein (COG:E; EggNog:ENOG503NWYP), translating into MGDTTSDLPTCGRTRSEPVKFGRALRDSEFLFDPSYRNLNHGSFGTIPSHIRNLMRQYQDQAEAKPDPFIRYTYPQLLDESRAAVAKLLGVPTETCVFVSNATMGVNTVLRNIVWNKDGKDEILYFETIYGGCAKTVDYVAEYSRGLVHSRCVPILYPCPDGDIVENFEKAVQEVEKEGRRVRLALFDVVSSNPGVRFPFEAITASCKRHGILSLVDGAQGIGMVKLNHLGEVDPDFFVSNCHKWLHVPRGCAVFYVPLRNQGLIRSTVPTSHGFEAAELQGGNLKRVNPLPPNGKGYFVNGFQFVGTVDNAPYLCVKDAIKWREEVLGGEVRIRDELIKMAREGGRLVAEALGTEVLDNKEGTMSACAMTNVALPLPAEDIEASGEEPAVHSYVLGTLMEEYQTFVAVFIFQGRWWARLSAQVYLDLQDFKWVGGVLKDVCDRVVRGEYKKSNVPDTSV; encoded by the exons ATGGGCGACACCACTTCAGATTTACCCACATGCGGCCGGACCAGGTCTGAACCTGTCAAGTTTGGCCGCGCCCTTCGCGACTCTGAATTCTTGTTCGATCCTTCGTACCGCAATCTCAACCACG GCTCATTTggcaccatcccctcccacatccGCAACTTGATGAGGCAATATCAAGACCAAGCAGAAGCGAAGCCCGATCCCTTCATCCGATATACATACCCTCAGCTCCTCGATGAGTCCCGCGCTGCCGTGGCCAAGCTTTTGGGTGTCCCAACGGAGACATGTGTCTTTGTGTCCAACGCCACCATGGGCGTCAACACGGTGCTCCGTAACATCGTGTGGAACAAGGATGGGAAAGACGAGATCCTGTACTTCGAGACTATCTACGGCGGGTGTGCAAAGACGGTGGATTATGTGGCGGAGTACAGCCGTGGATTGGTTCACAGTCGATGTGTGCCCATTCTATACCCCTGTCCAGACGGGGATATCGTTGAGAACTTTGAGAAAGCGGTGCAagaggtggaaaaggaggggaggagagtCAGGCTGGCTCTGTTTGATGTGGTCAGCTCGAATCCCGGGGTCCGGTTCCCTTTCGAAGCCATCACTGCTTCATGCAAGAGGCATGGGATTCTATCGCTCGTTGATGGCGCGCAGGGGATAGGCATGGTAAAGCTTAATCACCTCGGCGAGGTTGATCCAGATTTTTTTGTGTCCAACTGTCACAAGTGGTTGCATGTGCCGAGGGGTTGTGCGGTTTTTTACGTCCCTTTGAGGAATCAAGGACTGATCAGATCGACGGTGCCGACTTCGCATGGGTTTGAGGCGGCTGAACTGCAGGGTGGGAACTTGAAAAGGGTGAACCCGCTGCCGCCCAATGGGAAGGGCTATTTTGTGAACGGCTTTCAGTTTGTGGGGACGGTGGATAACGCGCCTTACCTGTGTGTCAAAGACGCGATCAAGTGGAGGGAGGAAgttcttggtggtgaggtgagaaTTAGAGACGAGCTGATCAAGATGGCAAGGGAAGGGGGCAGGCTGGTGGCGGAGGCGTTGGGAACTGAGGTATTGGATAACAAGGAGGGAACGATGTCTGCATGCGCCATGACCAATGTGGCGTTGCCTTTACCGGCAGAGGATATCGAGGCAAGTGGAGAGGAACCAGCAGTTCATTCCTACGTCCTCGGCACGCTCATGGAGGAATATCAGACTTTTGTAGCAGTTTTTATCTTTcagggaaggtggtgggcCAGGCTCAGCGCGCAGGTTTACCTTGACTTGCAGGACTTTAAgtgggttggaggagtgTTGAAGGATGTTTGTGACCGGGTAGTGAGAGGTGAGTACAAGAAGAGCAATGTACCTGACACTTCTGTGTAG
- a CDS encoding hypothetical protein (COG:S; EggNog:ENOG503PC70) yields MEYDPFNPEHQLKSEPQVAVTEAYTFNQGPEKHETGLARSQAWWHAWWLEVVSMVVTIGCSVAIIAILCAFNRRPITDWTDKSKLAEIISLPTTLSILATAANATTTLVLGSAISQYKWVYFKAKNRSLADLDLLDGTSRGTLWKCLELLVKRMNTLASLGAIAMILSLAVGPFYQQTVQLTEWDVPSDDGKASFGLAHQYIASGRPNFAAGGSADASLPSAFQVEAATADSPMQGAIYRGLFNLDGPAIFNCTSNCTWPDPGASKPYVSLGFRSDCANVTEATLRASGWDDTIEGSPRGINITTPGNVTLDTRFSFTSYQPVVVVASKSLLGHQIKNINTSPFDWTGDTVGHTIARMAVFRSELDPRNFELVSSKMQVTECDLSLVAYRYSDISVSDSKLTIGKEELIRLQSGVVERQDDGRFIGVFDTVVDSSGTTIPLKVSLADIGALTLLFTSTRFMGTLYAGEPPDRSRIHRPSGMGDAFLGGDITDQLVIERFERMAESMTLQLRSTSDVTATGISVYSIVHYKVEWAWLVLPLAVQLITLVFFFWVLVRNHHSGLQHWKDSALAVVSHSLQAADEDIHQVEVIGPMHVEKIQELKDWANRTKAKLL; encoded by the coding sequence ATGGAGTACGATCCATTCAACCCCGAACACCAGCTCAAAAGCGAGCCACAAGTGGCTGTGACGGAGGCCTATACCTTTAACCAAGGCCCAGAGAAACACGAGACCGGATTAGCTCGGAGTCAGGCCTGGTGGCACGCCTGGTGGTTAGAAGTAGTGTCTATGGTTGTCACTATTGGATGCTCAGTCGCCATCATCGCTATTCTCTGTGCATTCAACAGGCGTCCGATTACCGACTGGACCGATAAAAGCAAACTTGCGGAAATCATCAGCCTTCCAACGACGTTGTCTATATTGGCGACAGCTGCGAACGCCACAACCACGCTTGTCCTCGGTAGTGCTATCAGCCAGTACAAATGGGTGTATTTCAAGGCCAAGAATCGTTCGTTGGCTGATCTGGATCTGTTGGACGGGACCAGCAGAGGGACTCTATGGAAATGCCTGGAGCTATTAGTGAAGAGGATGAACACACTGGCGAGCTTAGGTGCTATTGCCATGATCCTGTCACTCGCCGTCGGTCCATTCTATCAACAGACGGTCCAGCTTACCGAGTGGGATGTGCCAAGTGACGACGGGAAGGCCTCATTTGGGCTTGCTCATCAGTACATCGCTAGTGGGCGTCCAAACTTTGCCGCCGGCGGTAGTGCTGACGCCAGTTTGCCAAGTGCCTTCCAAGTTGAAGCTGCAACTGCCGACAGCCCGATGCAGGGTGCAATCTACAGAGGGTTATTCAACCTTGATGGCCCTGCTATATTCAACTGTACCTCGAACTGCACATGGCCAGATCCCGGGGCGAGCAAGCCCTATGTCTCGCTAGGCTTTCGCAGTGATTGTGCGAATGTCACAGAAGCAACTCTACGTGCTTCAGGGTGGGACGATACCATCGAAGGTTCCCCTCGAGGTATAAATATCACGACACCGGGAAATGTCACATTGGACACCCGCTTCTCGTTCACTTCGTACCAacccgttgttgttgttgcaaGCAAGTCCCTCCTTGGGCACCAAATCAAAAACATCAATACCTCTCCATTCGACTGGACTGGTGATACTGTGGGTCACACTATTGCTCGCATGGCTGTATTTCGATCAGAGTTGGATCCTCGCAACTTTGAACTCGTCAGCAGCAAGATGCAGGTTACCGAATGTGACCTCAGCCTTGTCGCCTATCGCTATTCCGATATCTCTGTATCCGACAGCAAACTCACGATCGGAAAGGAAGAGTTGATTCGGCTTCAGTCTGGCGTTGTAGAAAGACAAGATGACGGGAGGTTCATCGGTGTTTTTGACACAGTGGTGGATTCCTCCGGAACGACAATTCCATTAAAGGTGTCCTTGGCAGACATTGGGGCCCTCACTTTGCTTTTCACCTCAACACGATTCATGGGCACGCTTTATGCAGGCGAGCCGCCCGATCGTAGTCGGATTCATCGGCCTTCCGGCATGGGGGATGCCTTTCTCGGAGGTGACATTACTGACCAACTTGTCATTGAAAGATTTGAAAGAATGGCGGAGAGCATGACTCTTCAGTTGCGGTCAACCAGCGATGTAACCGCTACCGGTATTAGTGTCTACTCTATTGTGCATTACAAGGTTGAGTGGGCATGGCTTGTTCTCCCGCTAGCAGTGCAGCTGATCACactggttttctttttctgggTCCTTGTCAGGAATCACCACAGTGGACTGCAGCATTGGAAAGACTCGGCACTTGCTGTCGTCAGTCACAGTCTACAGGCGGCAGATGAAGACATTCACCAGGTGGAAGTGATTGGACCCATGCATGTTGAGAAGATTCAGGAATTAAAAGACTGGGCCAATCGGACAAAGGCGAAACTGCTGTAG
- the TFS1 gene encoding carboxypeptidase Y inhibitor (COG:S; MEROPS:MER0018285; EggNog:ENOG503P2W6), with product MTIMTFYSLLLHLFILIGPFAAGAIVIVNEQHPLPKTGNSIWNTQDDVQKALQDAEIIPTVIDDFLPSLLMNATWSSHHHTHADLGNTLEPSLLESAPSVKLMASKPTLWKKGVTYVIAMTDPDAPSRDDPKWSEFCHWIAIGVPTSSGISPTFSDEIMGYKPPSPPEKTGKHRYVLLAFAPANGTTEKLHLSRPSARKHWGYDVGNDGDKDTKGVREWAAENGLIPVGANFFYAQNKKQ from the exons ATGACCATTATGACATTTTACAGCCTCCTATTGCACCTCTTTATACTCATTGGACCCTTTGCTGCTGGGGCAATTGTTATTGTCAACGAGCAGCATCCTCTCCCGAAGACCGGTAATAGTATCTGGAACACGCAAGACGATGTACAGAAAGC GCTCCAGGATGCCGAAATCATCCCTACTG TCATTGACGATTTTCTTCCTTCACTTTTGATGAACGCCACATGgtcttcccatcatcacacTCACGCCGACCTTGGCAACACCCTCGAACCTTCCTTGCTCGAATCAGCTCCTTCAGTAAAACTGATGGCGTCCAAGCCTACCCTCTGGAAGAAAGGCGTTACTTACGTTATCGCCATGACGGATCCGGATGCTCCATCGCGCGATGATCCGAAATGGTCCGAGTTTTGCCATTGGATCGCAATAGGCGTGCCGACCTCATCTGGGATTAGCCCTACCTTTTCTGATGAGATCATGGGGTACAAgcctccatcaccgcccgAGAAGACTGGGAAACATCGGTATGTTCTGTTGGCATTTGCCCCTGCCAACGGTACTACTGAAAAGCTACACTTGTCGCGGCCGAGTGCAAGAAAGCATTGGGGATATGACGTTGGCAATGATGGAGACAAAGACACGAAAGGGGTCAGAGAATGGGCTGCAGAGAATGGGCTTATTCCTGTTG GTGCCAATTTCTTCTATGCTCAAAACAAGAAGCAGTGA
- a CDS encoding hypothetical protein (COG:O; CAZy:AA9; EggNog:ENOG503NW4V): MSNEALYHESLDKLNLSCRTGLSFNFKEQTEQEAQLVVDLGGSVTHIPSPQPSPTYKPAGLPSRAALTYTPANAKTYPSAEWELTNDKPQAEGDGFMLWKEYAPVILTRRSSSLQSEREQVLDAVSSLGLKGPVKGLGKLSRPVLNKYYRTEQALAEFLIKQDRVLLRPLPSPETGQRELERLETELFDTSKYMGSTNYMTVLTWSDDNPWGTITLFQVETPLMGSVSQGGYLESQRRKPPNLHVHVREPFATKIKPVAAMEHIPQQILVNMRMDTAIRKLVLVHEQNSQRFRWMAKGEMGHPSYATIYRPDMPVPIAVQRSLYEHLDADEAAILGHHSHRRPSCLSPQAGYQDRQEVTADGIVATIPQFLALLHSTQSIVEVASSPKPPDEERVETTSGERFRRCSMKQPLQGKRHTGRDVHVVVLLPASRSAWVEEKLFWTDEQGHLAEFKQKRYKSYIRPVPAETPLLITDKNDIRCDTVGFKPTFWIHHPGAYAAYLSAVPPGKTISNYAGDGDWFKIWEFGTYPNLTAESTYQQTWRLLADPLTFQIPTATPPGKYLLRFEHVALHLASQRGGAEFYPSCAHVEVLNAGWKSTGLSPGPTARFPEAHEAEEHGKLVFNIWDFDDVQQLNSRKMPGPQVWDGR, from the exons CGAAGCCCTCTATCACGAGTCGTTGGACAAGTTGAACCTCTCCTGCCGCACAGGTTTAAGCTTCAACTTCAAAGAACAAACCGAACAGGAAGCGCAATTGGTGGTTGATCTCGGCGGAAGTGTCACACATATCCCGTCCCCACAGCCATCCCCCACATATAAGCCGGCAGGTTTACCATCCAGGGCTGCCCTAACTTACACACCTGCCAACGCCAAAACATATCCTTCTGCGGAGTGGGAACTCACCAACGACAAACCCCAAGCGGAAGGAGATGGATTCATGCTGTGGAAGGAATACGCGCCAGTGATTCTGACGCGCCGTTCTTCCTCACTCCAGTCAGAGAGAGAGCAGGTCCTCGATGCAGTATCTAGTCTCGGCTTGAAGGGTCCTGTCAAAGGCCTTGGGAAGCTGTCAAGGCCGGTTCTGAACAAGTACTACCGCACAGAGCAAGCACTGGCAGAGTTCCTGATTAAGCAAGATCGCGTCCTACTCCGTCCGCTGCCTTCGCCAGAGACTGGGCAAAGAGAGCTGGAACGCCTAGAAACCGAGCTATTCGACACATCAAAATACATGGGTAGCACAAATTACATGACCGTACTCACCTGGTCTGACGACAACCCATGGGGAACCATCACACTATTTCAAGTCGAGACCCCACTCATGGGCTCTGTCAGCCAAGGGGGGTATCTGGAATCTCAACGCCGAAAACCGCCAAACCTCCATGTTCATGTTCGGGAACCGTTTGCAACAAAGATAAAACCAGTGGCAGCGATGGAACACATACCCCAGCAGATCCTCGTAAACATGCGCATGGATACTGCGATACGGAAGTTGGTTTTGGTTCACGAGCAAAACAGCCAGCGATTTCGCTGGATGGCCAAGGGCGAAATGGGCCACCCCTCCTATGCAACCATATACCGGCCTGACATGCCGGTGCCTATTGCCGTACAAAGGAGTCTGTACGAGCACTTGGATGCTGATGAAGCAGCTATTCTTGGCCACCACTCACACCGCCGACCGTCCTGCCTCAGTCCACAAGCTGGCTACCAAGATAGGCAAGAGGTCACAGCGGATGGCATCGTAGCCACAATCCCACAGTTTCTCGCTCTTTTACACTCGACTCAGTCAATTGTAGAAGTTGCTTCCTCTCCCAAGCCACCCgacgaggagagggtggagacGACATCAGGTGAACGCTTCCGGCGGTGCTCCATGAAGCAGCCGCTCCAAGGGAAACGGCATACTGGGAGGGATGTTCACGTCGTGGTGCTGTTGCCAGCTTCTCGTTCCgcgtgggtggaggagaaacTTTTTTGGACAGACGAGCAAGGACACCTTGCCGAGTTCAAGCAGAAACGATACAAGTCG TACATCCGCCCCGTCCCTGCTGAAACGCCACTTCTCATCACCGACAAGAACGACATTCGAT GCGACACCGTGGGGTTCAAGCCTACATTTTGGATCCATCATCCCGGGGCATACGCTGCTTACCTCTCTGCCGTCCCTCCTGGAAAAACCATCTCCAATTACGCGGGTGACGGTGACTGGTTCAAGATTTGGGAGTTTGGAACATACCCCAACCTCACAGCAGAGTCGACATATCAACAAACTTG GCGATTGCTTGCAGACCCACTGACATTCCAAATCCCAACGGCCACCCCACCGGGGAAGTATTTGCTACGATTTGAGCATGTGGCACTGCATCTGGCCAGCCAGAGAGGTGGAGCCGAGTTCTACCCTTCTTGTGCCCACGTTGAAGTGCTGAACGCTGGGTGGAAGAGCACCGGTCTTAGCCCAGGACCGACAGCACGGTTCCCCGAGGCACACGAGGCAGAAGAACATGGCAAGTTGGTGTTCAATATATGGGACTTTGATGAC GTTCAACAGCTCAACAGCAGGAAGATGCCTGGCCCGCAAGTGTGGGATGGCCGCTGA